One Thalassoglobus sp. JC818 genomic region harbors:
- a CDS encoding cation:proton antiporter yields MAVILAAVPGLFQLISTPSALGQAPSSVAEPESATPETASDEAVEESTEATVEEQSSDEEGHSEGHGTEGESHGDEHHEGEHGGGHSNVAAPLFAAIVLILLLAKVVGDLFERVGMPAVLGELSVGILLGNIALITTSWIGVDGWHGLDFLQAPEEHSIGDVYNTGAALKMLAEIGVVLLLFEVGLESNVKEMMKVGVSSLFVAILGVVAPMILGVGVGWFLLQHEPWQVSLFLGATLCATSVGITARVLKDLGKSQQRESQIILGAAVIDDVLGLIILTVVSGIIEQGDAFSISSLIEIVVKSVGFLAAAILLGSHLLVKPLFKAASFLRGHGLLVSTALVICFGLAFLANLVGLAPIVGAFAAGLILEKAHYQNLGKKEHAELEEALAPLTALLVPIFFVQMGIMVDLSSFGNSSVWMLAGAITVAAVIGKQVCSLGVIEKGLNKVAIGLGMIPRGEVGLIFASVGAGLMVKGEKVVSDDTYSAIIVMVIITTMVTPPLLKWSLSKPAPGAAE; encoded by the coding sequence ATGGCAGTCATCCTGGCGGCGGTGCCGGGACTTTTTCAGCTGATCAGCACTCCGAGCGCGCTGGGTCAAGCTCCGAGTTCAGTTGCAGAACCTGAATCGGCAACTCCAGAGACAGCCTCTGATGAAGCTGTCGAAGAGTCCACTGAAGCGACTGTCGAAGAACAGTCCTCCGACGAAGAAGGACATTCTGAAGGCCACGGAACCGAAGGAGAGTCTCACGGTGATGAGCACCACGAAGGGGAACATGGTGGCGGTCACTCAAATGTCGCTGCCCCACTCTTCGCAGCCATCGTTCTCATTCTTCTGCTGGCCAAAGTTGTCGGAGACTTGTTCGAAAGAGTCGGGATGCCCGCCGTTCTCGGTGAGCTTTCAGTCGGAATTCTTCTCGGCAATATCGCACTGATCACGACATCATGGATTGGAGTCGATGGCTGGCACGGACTGGACTTCCTGCAAGCTCCGGAAGAGCACTCGATCGGCGACGTTTACAACACCGGTGCCGCTCTGAAGATGCTCGCGGAAATCGGTGTCGTGCTGCTGCTCTTCGAGGTCGGTCTCGAATCGAACGTCAAAGAGATGATGAAAGTTGGTGTCTCGTCTCTGTTCGTCGCCATCCTCGGAGTCGTCGCTCCAATGATCTTGGGCGTCGGAGTCGGCTGGTTCCTCCTGCAGCATGAACCGTGGCAGGTCTCTCTTTTCCTCGGAGCCACTCTCTGCGCGACCAGCGTCGGTATTACGGCTCGCGTTCTGAAGGATCTCGGCAAGTCCCAGCAACGTGAGTCTCAGATCATCCTTGGCGCCGCCGTTATCGACGACGTCCTTGGACTGATTATTTTGACAGTCGTATCGGGAATCATTGAGCAGGGCGATGCCTTCAGCATTTCCAGCCTCATCGAGATCGTCGTGAAGTCTGTTGGATTTCTCGCTGCTGCGATCCTGCTGGGAAGCCACTTGCTTGTGAAGCCCCTGTTCAAAGCTGCCAGCTTCCTTCGCGGTCATGGCCTGCTCGTCTCGACCGCACTCGTGATTTGCTTCGGCCTCGCGTTTCTCGCAAACCTCGTCGGCCTCGCTCCGATCGTTGGAGCATTTGCGGCAGGCTTAATTCTTGAGAAAGCCCACTACCAGAATCTGGGCAAGAAAGAACACGCTGAACTCGAAGAAGCACTCGCCCCGCTCACCGCGTTGCTGGTGCCAATTTTCTTTGTTCAGATGGGAATCATGGTCGACCTGTCGAGCTTTGGAAATTCCAGCGTCTGGATGCTCGCTGGAGCGATTACCGTCGCGGCCGTCATCGGTAAGCAAGTGTGCTCACTGGGTGTGATCGAAAAGGGACTCAACAAGGTCGCTATCGGCCTCGGGATGATTCCTCGTGGCGAAGTCGGATTGATCTTCGCCAGCGTCGGTGCTGGCCTCATGGTGAAGGGCGAGAAAGTTGTCAGCGACGACACCTACTCCGCGATCATAGTAATGGTGATCATCACAACCATGGTGACGCCCCCACTGCTGAAATGGTCACTCTCGAAGCCTGCCCCCGGAGCCGCTGAATAG
- a CDS encoding D-alanine--D-alanine ligase → MNRIPREVSIVVVAGGESPEREISLESGACVAQALRSKGHTVCEVDPAEVSLDEFQWPETPVVLNMLHGEYGEDGTLQRELDRLNVPYTGSDAVCSKITFHKNQAKSFLLEHGLSTPPFRLIDHQEKLPNVLQVAAEVGFPLFVKPNAQGSSLGVAVAYSPENLYEAWGIACEYESPVLLEKAIVGEEWTVPMLDHVPLPPIRIASSHPFFDYSAKYEDEATRYSVINVDENPVARHVSEISQRACEMFGTRGICRVDLMVDENGQGWILEVNTSPGMTSHSLVPKSAASLGWNLGELCERNILSAFTRFANRESEPKNHD, encoded by the coding sequence TTGAATCGGATTCCCAGGGAGGTGAGTATTGTTGTTGTCGCTGGAGGCGAATCCCCTGAACGCGAGATCAGTCTTGAATCCGGGGCATGTGTAGCACAAGCTTTGCGATCAAAGGGACACACGGTTTGTGAGGTCGACCCGGCGGAAGTTTCGCTCGATGAGTTTCAATGGCCGGAAACTCCTGTCGTCCTCAACATGCTGCATGGGGAGTACGGGGAAGACGGGACTCTGCAGCGAGAACTGGATCGATTGAATGTTCCGTACACTGGCAGCGATGCCGTCTGTTCGAAGATCACGTTTCATAAAAATCAGGCGAAAAGTTTCCTGCTCGAGCATGGACTTTCCACTCCTCCATTTCGATTGATTGATCATCAGGAGAAGTTGCCGAATGTGCTTCAAGTCGCTGCTGAAGTTGGATTTCCTCTGTTTGTGAAGCCGAACGCTCAAGGTTCCAGCTTAGGTGTGGCTGTCGCGTACTCGCCTGAAAACTTGTACGAAGCCTGGGGCATCGCTTGTGAATACGAGTCTCCTGTGCTTTTGGAAAAGGCGATCGTCGGAGAAGAGTGGACTGTTCCGATGCTGGATCACGTTCCGCTTCCGCCGATCAGGATTGCGTCCAGTCATCCGTTCTTTGACTACTCTGCCAAATACGAGGATGAAGCGACTCGTTACAGTGTGATCAATGTTGACGAGAATCCTGTCGCGAGACATGTCTCGGAGATCAGCCAACGGGCGTGTGAGATGTTCGGGACCCGGGGGATTTGTCGAGTCGACTTGATGGTGGACGAGAACGGTCAGGGCTGGATTCTGGAAGTCAACACTTCACCGGGGATGACTTCTCACAGCCTCGTTCCCAAGTCCGCAGCTTCTTTGGGTTGGAATTTGGGAGAGTTGTGCGAACGGAATATTCTCTCTGCCTTCACTCGCTTCGCGAATCGGGAAAGTGAGCCTAAGAATCATGACTGA
- a CDS encoding MotA/TolQ/ExbB proton channel family protein, with protein sequence MELILRWSGPVIYVAMALAALYGLFCVVLLIRKISQKRFSSPARSAEFLEEVRDRLYRRDFDGIAELCDSPPYWSKALAQMILVALAHRDRGLSKLRILLAEKYERDVLADLEYRFSWIGTIVKTAPMLGLLGTVSGMILAFAKIAGASETGVNPADLAEDISFALFTTACGLMIAIPLTMLASLVQVRKGKMTDAVQEDLSEFLHDLEKVMAEG encoded by the coding sequence ATGGAACTGATTCTGAGATGGTCAGGGCCGGTGATTTATGTCGCCATGGCATTGGCTGCGCTGTATGGGTTGTTCTGCGTTGTATTGCTGATCCGCAAGATCAGCCAAAAGAGATTCTCCAGCCCGGCACGCTCGGCAGAGTTTCTCGAGGAAGTCCGCGATCGTCTGTATCGACGAGATTTTGACGGAATCGCTGAGCTGTGTGATTCTCCTCCGTACTGGAGCAAAGCACTGGCTCAAATGATTCTGGTCGCTTTGGCTCACCGCGACCGAGGGTTGTCCAAGCTGCGAATTCTCCTCGCCGAAAAATATGAACGTGACGTTCTGGCCGACCTTGAATACCGCTTTTCATGGATCGGAACCATTGTCAAAACGGCTCCAATGTTGGGGCTGCTCGGTACGGTTTCGGGGATGATTCTGGCGTTCGCGAAAATCGCGGGTGCATCGGAAACCGGCGTGAACCCGGCTGACCTCGCGGAAGACATCAGTTTCGCACTGTTCACAACCGCTTGCGGTCTGATGATCGCCATTCCGTTGACAATGTTGGCGTCCCTGGTGCAGGTTCGCAAAGGCAAAATGACCGATGCTGTTCAGGAAGACCTGAGCGAGTTCCTGCATGACCTCGAAAAGGTCATGGCAGAAGGTTAA
- a CDS encoding biopolymer transporter ExbD encodes MPANFSKSKRVDSDDDDLDITPMIDVTFLLLIFFMVTSNMKKAATVHIPPARHGQGIALSKSTVLTIFNTDGEPEIYLSDGTKENGPVTPEEVTAYVNAGIPEGKLNVIIKADSELPSGYVEEVARAANNTENEAELKFYVGVMDKDN; translated from the coding sequence GTGCCGGCAAATTTCTCCAAGAGTAAGCGAGTCGACAGCGACGACGACGATCTGGACATCACTCCCATGATCGACGTGACGTTCCTGCTTTTGATCTTCTTCATGGTCACCTCCAACATGAAGAAGGCAGCCACTGTCCATATCCCCCCAGCGAGACACGGACAAGGGATTGCCCTTTCGAAATCCACCGTCCTGACGATTTTCAACACGGACGGTGAGCCGGAGATTTACCTCTCCGACGGAACCAAAGAGAACGGACCTGTGACACCCGAAGAAGTCACAGCCTACGTCAACGCCGGAATTCCTGAGGGCAAGTTGAATGTGATCATCAAAGCCGACTCGGAACTTCCGTCGGGATATGTCGAAGAAGTTGCCCGGGCTGCGAATAATACAGAGAACGAGGCGGAGCTGAAGTTTTACGTGGGCGTGATGGACAAAGATAACTAA
- a CDS encoding PQQ-binding-like beta-propeller repeat protein, whose amino-acid sequence MPFLEIIHMTGDSERRELSKQIPVTIGSHASADITIDEPDVEILHCRISWGKSAFEAVSLGTGSIDVNGTPVNKAVLKDGDVLRFGSVDLRFHSGEKADVAGVGVDSASSLKPLTEEVEVRREREERSRPSKPSEDVIDDVDEFVDDDDFDGSNEGSLAAGLEALAAESRSGEISSKPKRKSKSSKSSRSSSKTKSRSSSKPASTEKTEPAKAEASSAPPPEPKAPEPQPVVSRDDEMSPRLREAMRSSRQRRPGEEDPLRSPLVLGLAGGAVALMLTGAIFYFIAFRQTTQQEFDQAKAVYDEGKFQNAIAAFNEFILLHPRDELSVKAKELLGLARVRQQIESATPKFPEGLDELRLFIRENSDREADFEALHPEIVNHARKISLESAVAAGRQFNEDFLRISREARTILNTYSPKDAPPTETLNQIESALRVSEAAILRNNVFKDHVDRMEAALSTEGGEPSPLDALKIRRDLIVRYPKSSPTDRNGFENDKQVVSLFNRALTAEKDKVIPIDVEQEAIVEDRTPEADLLTLAFQGRTKIDEISVGKSVVALAKDCLYGVDFVTGEPVWRRVIGLNTPFFPIEDDNLPSVIFFDTNHLELVRLHQTTGQLIWRQRIDDYVSSPPLMVDNTIYLSTDSGRLIAIDLESGQMVGELQFSQPISGAVQLRDEQHLLVAGFEEVLYTISQRPFECTNVSYLGQAPGSVGAPLLPMGPYTLLIENRTDSATLHLLLAESGTEPIVEVDSARVSGRVIDAPVIRGRDLFVPATGQRIYAFNVSDDPGQPPLTAGPVFEGARMGDVSMSLLTGPNGQVWMATDALNRLQLTTDSLQPDGDPISPGLATQPLKALSGFLLNGRSRPYTSAATFTRTDRESLTSDWQIVLGGRPLASTVRGDGSFNLAMVNEAGHAFRVGDRQLTGGPFLTNASVRLPLHPDLVTPLMGAEMSNNRIAIVCGDPEPRLWMINAAGQIEGSPQLSKPLQAPPCPLGDRVVLPIPGALDFARFSGQTRIRGFQLPTGDESEWENVASINDETIVAVTTNGTVRLLKIQASPSPHLAEVAKLELGSDVSIPVATSDSMIAVADASRKLSLLDTNRLDPVATRQFSDPISTTPVFIGDIVLVPQGGKSLLAASTTDLSDVFTIPTNGVPPTGAVEKDSKVVITLQNGQVLYVDMNSHEVTARQTLDATLSDAPFVADGSIFVFSIDGTLYKLHDPS is encoded by the coding sequence ATGCCGTTTCTTGAAATCATTCACATGACTGGCGACTCCGAGCGACGGGAACTGTCAAAACAGATTCCTGTCACCATCGGAAGCCACGCCTCTGCCGACATTACGATCGACGAACCGGACGTCGAAATTCTGCACTGTCGTATTAGTTGGGGAAAGTCAGCTTTCGAAGCAGTTTCCCTCGGAACAGGTTCGATCGACGTCAACGGAACCCCAGTAAACAAAGCTGTCTTAAAGGACGGCGATGTATTGAGATTCGGTTCCGTCGATCTTCGCTTTCATTCCGGTGAAAAAGCAGACGTCGCTGGCGTTGGTGTCGACAGTGCATCCTCACTGAAACCGTTGACGGAAGAAGTCGAAGTGAGACGAGAAAGAGAAGAACGTTCTCGACCATCCAAGCCCTCCGAAGACGTCATTGACGATGTCGATGAATTCGTCGACGACGACGATTTCGATGGATCAAACGAAGGAAGCTTGGCCGCCGGACTGGAAGCCCTCGCTGCTGAAAGTCGCAGCGGAGAAATCTCGTCCAAGCCAAAACGCAAATCCAAATCCTCAAAGTCTTCTCGCTCATCCTCAAAAACAAAAAGCCGAAGCAGTTCGAAGCCCGCAAGCACAGAGAAAACAGAACCTGCCAAAGCTGAGGCAAGCTCCGCTCCGCCTCCAGAACCGAAAGCTCCCGAACCTCAACCCGTCGTCAGTCGTGATGATGAAATGAGTCCGCGCTTGCGGGAAGCGATGCGTTCTTCCCGACAACGTCGCCCGGGTGAGGAAGATCCCCTGCGATCTCCGCTTGTGCTCGGACTCGCTGGCGGTGCAGTCGCCCTGATGCTGACCGGTGCAATTTTCTACTTCATCGCGTTTCGCCAGACGACTCAACAGGAATTCGATCAGGCCAAAGCGGTCTACGATGAAGGCAAGTTCCAAAACGCGATCGCCGCATTCAACGAATTCATCCTCCTGCACCCTCGTGACGAACTCAGCGTGAAAGCGAAGGAGTTGCTCGGGCTGGCGCGTGTTCGACAGCAGATCGAAAGCGCAACTCCAAAATTTCCGGAGGGCCTCGATGAACTGCGATTGTTCATTCGTGAGAACTCCGATCGAGAAGCCGACTTCGAAGCACTTCATCCGGAAATCGTCAACCACGCTCGAAAGATTTCGCTCGAATCTGCGGTCGCAGCCGGAAGACAGTTCAACGAAGACTTCCTTCGCATCTCGCGCGAAGCTCGGACAATTCTGAACACGTACTCTCCCAAAGATGCTCCGCCGACGGAAACACTGAATCAAATCGAGTCGGCACTCCGGGTTTCGGAAGCAGCGATTCTGCGAAACAACGTCTTCAAAGATCATGTCGACCGAATGGAAGCCGCCCTCAGCACCGAAGGCGGGGAACCGTCGCCGCTAGATGCCCTCAAAATCCGACGCGACCTCATTGTTCGCTATCCCAAATCAAGCCCGACGGATCGAAATGGATTCGAGAACGACAAACAGGTTGTCTCACTCTTCAATCGAGCACTGACTGCCGAAAAAGACAAAGTCATCCCAATCGATGTCGAGCAGGAAGCGATCGTCGAAGATCGAACTCCCGAAGCTGATTTGCTTACCCTTGCATTTCAGGGGCGCACGAAGATCGACGAAATCTCGGTCGGAAAATCGGTAGTCGCCCTCGCGAAAGACTGCCTGTACGGAGTCGACTTCGTCACCGGGGAACCGGTTTGGAGACGCGTCATCGGCTTGAACACCCCGTTCTTCCCGATCGAAGACGACAACCTTCCCAGCGTTATTTTCTTCGACACCAACCACCTCGAGCTGGTCCGGCTTCATCAAACAACCGGACAACTCATTTGGCGGCAGCGAATCGACGATTACGTCAGCAGCCCTCCGCTCATGGTCGACAACACCATCTACCTGTCGACAGATTCCGGCCGATTGATCGCGATCGACCTCGAGAGTGGCCAGATGGTCGGAGAGCTTCAATTCTCCCAGCCGATTTCCGGAGCTGTCCAGCTTCGCGACGAACAACACCTGCTTGTCGCTGGCTTTGAAGAAGTTCTCTACACCATCTCACAACGTCCATTCGAATGCACGAATGTCTCTTACCTGGGACAAGCTCCCGGATCAGTCGGAGCACCTCTGCTTCCGATGGGACCGTACACCCTACTCATTGAGAACCGGACTGATTCAGCCACATTGCACTTGTTGCTCGCCGAGTCCGGAACCGAACCGATCGTTGAAGTCGACTCCGCTCGCGTGTCGGGTCGTGTCATCGACGCTCCCGTGATTCGCGGACGCGATCTGTTCGTCCCTGCAACAGGACAGAGAATCTACGCGTTCAACGTCTCTGACGATCCCGGACAACCTCCGTTGACAGCGGGCCCCGTCTTCGAAGGAGCTCGTATGGGTGACGTCAGCATGAGCCTGCTAACCGGTCCGAATGGCCAGGTTTGGATGGCGACAGATGCACTCAACCGATTGCAGCTGACAACGGACTCACTCCAACCAGATGGTGATCCCATTTCGCCGGGACTGGCGACTCAGCCTCTCAAAGCACTCTCGGGATTCCTTTTGAATGGCCGCAGCCGACCTTACACCTCGGCAGCAACGTTCACTCGCACCGACCGGGAATCGCTGACAAGCGACTGGCAAATCGTACTCGGAGGACGCCCGCTCGCTTCGACTGTTCGAGGCGATGGTTCATTCAACCTCGCCATGGTCAACGAAGCCGGCCACGCGTTTCGTGTCGGAGATCGCCAGCTGACAGGCGGACCCTTTCTAACGAATGCATCCGTCCGCTTGCCGCTGCATCCCGACCTCGTCACCCCGCTGATGGGGGCAGAGATGTCGAACAATCGAATTGCAATCGTCTGCGGTGACCCCGAGCCTCGCTTGTGGATGATTAATGCAGCTGGGCAAATCGAAGGTTCACCTCAACTCAGCAAGCCACTGCAAGCACCGCCGTGCCCACTGGGTGATCGTGTGGTCTTGCCGATTCCCGGAGCACTCGACTTCGCACGATTTTCCGGTCAGACACGGATTCGTGGATTCCAGCTACCAACCGGAGATGAATCCGAATGGGAAAATGTCGCTTCCATCAACGACGAAACGATCGTCGCTGTGACGACCAACGGGACGGTTCGACTCCTGAAGATTCAGGCATCGCCAAGCCCTCATCTCGCAGAAGTCGCCAAGCTCGAACTCGGCAGTGATGTTTCAATTCCTGTCGCGACAAGTGATTCGATGATCGCCGTCGCTGATGCTTCTCGAAAGTTGTCACTGCTCGACACGAATCGACTTGATCCAGTTGCGACCCGCCAGTTCTCTGACCCCATTTCCACAACACCTGTGTTTATCGGTGATATCGTTCTCGTCCCACAGGGAGGGAAGTCGCTCCTGGCAGCGTCGACCACCGATCTCAGCGACGTCTTTACGATTCCAACGAACGGCGTCCCACCCACCGGCGCTGTCGAAAAAGACTCAAAGGTTGTCATCACACTGCAGAACGGACAAGTGCTTTACGTCGACATGAACAGCCATGAAGTCACAGCCCGACAGACCCTTGACGCAACGCTGAGCGATGCCCCATTCGTCGCAGACGGAAGCATTTTCGTCTTCTCGATCGATGGGACCCTTTACAAACTTCACGACCCTTCGTGA
- a CDS encoding biopolymer transporter ExbD yields MPILFRCSHCGQKLSITRKKAGKVITCPECVHRVKVPVPDALETAASPIEEDEQAEKLQIVRSEQASLSQEEIRNEWTERANPWLQDEDEEDDDFSLGAVELEESGLDMTPMVDVTFLLLIFFMITASFSMQRSLETAPPEPDQEGAAQSITMEDLEEESVVVEIDEQNNIRVDDVPVSGIGELTDLLGAKISNEGKTEMLIEAHANATHGIVVAVTDAGIEVEMQRIRRASKKGED; encoded by the coding sequence ATGCCGATCCTGTTTCGATGCTCCCACTGTGGGCAGAAACTCAGCATTACTCGCAAAAAAGCGGGCAAGGTGATTACTTGCCCGGAGTGCGTGCATCGCGTGAAGGTTCCTGTCCCGGATGCACTCGAAACGGCTGCCAGCCCGATCGAAGAAGACGAACAGGCCGAGAAACTTCAGATCGTTCGAAGCGAACAGGCAAGCCTCTCTCAAGAAGAGATTCGAAACGAGTGGACAGAGCGTGCCAATCCTTGGCTTCAGGATGAAGACGAAGAAGATGACGACTTCAGCCTGGGTGCCGTCGAACTCGAAGAATCGGGGCTCGACATGACACCGATGGTCGACGTGACATTCCTGCTCCTGATCTTCTTCATGATCACAGCTTCGTTCAGCATGCAGAGATCACTTGAGACCGCACCACCTGAACCAGATCAGGAAGGCGCCGCCCAATCGATCACCATGGAAGACCTCGAAGAGGAATCAGTCGTGGTCGAGATCGACGAACAAAACAACATCAGGGTCGACGATGTCCCTGTCTCCGGAATCGGAGAACTGACGGACCTTCTCGGAGCCAAAATCAGCAACGAAGGAAAAACTGAAATGCTGATCGAAGCTCACGCCAACGCCACTCACGGGATTGTCGTCGCCGTCACAGATGCCGGAATTGAGGTCGAGATGCAGCGAATCCGCCGAGCCTCAAAAAAAGGGGAAGACTGA